One window of the Daphnia pulex isolate KAP4 chromosome 8, ASM2113471v1 genome contains the following:
- the LOC124199957 gene encoding uncharacterized protein LOC124199957: MPQPKWYHKSLAELCMDSIVDNMEKWTALRSSEHVSSLFYLLPSHCLEYMTECLLKDYSITEDMFDLLFKSPHMKVLDLSQDYLGTGYDANRNFRIVRLASVRCLQLTTLKIHDGCCVAYFNDKRTSKLEETFTSIFQRFEHLQILDLSFTFYGAISMLNLGSTNQPKIRELIVNYCPGVTDTVVKVFCNGQSSLQKLSVNGTEVTHSGIRFAIEHLPELKELNCDNESDLKAFRRIRKETRESKKYSLTKWLMWTPPDEVSYKKGSVSLMVDMCPSLVDVFIHVNDEGFTDEELLGFQKLKQIQNLGIRISFLPSIISIPGGVIPLLQARGLTLEELYLSVEVTSEEVYLIIQCCPNIRRLLLAMHCYLYTIPEPVLDYGVHSSLCSPKEVFPLKMLEDISLSSYYPRFPISRKLLLLLLSSPALTAVSIEKCFTLDDEIIEEACARNSFKYLTKLKFHGCSYVSQKGIDFFLNEANPLDEISLKDCGNVNLERMRTMAQEKHWNSVKITVED; encoded by the exons ATGCCTCAGCCAAAATGGTACCACAAATCTCTGGCAGAATTGTGTATGGACAGTATCGTCGATAACATGGAGAAATGGACGGCATTGCGTAGTTCGGAGCACGTTTCCAGCCTCTTTTACCTTCTGC CTTCGCATTGTCTGGAGTACATGACTGAATGTCTCTTGAAAGACTACTCGATAACAGAGGACATGTTTGATCTACTTTTCAAAAGCCCACACATGAAAGTTCTGGATTTATCACAAGATTATCTGGGCACTGGATATGATGCCAACAGAAATTTTCGCATCGTTCGTTTGGCATCGGTCAGATGTTtg CAACTTACTACACTGAAGATTCATGATGGCTGCTGTGTTGCTTATTTCAATGATAAAAGAACTTCCAAATTAGAAGAGACTTTTACTTCTATTTTTCAGCGTTTTGAACACCTGCAGATCCTTGATTTATCTTTCACATTTTATGGTGCAATAAGTATGCTCAATCTTGGATCAACCAATCAACCAAAAATAAG GGAGTTGATAGTTAATTACTGCCCTGGTGTGACCGATACCGTAGTTAAAGTGTTCTGCAACGGTCAAAGTTCCCTTCAGAAATTATCAGTTAATGGAACGGAAGTGACTCATTCCGGAATTCGATTTGCTATCGAACATTTACCAGAgttgaaagaattaaattgCGACAATGAGTCTGATCTGAAAGCTTTTCGAAGAATTCGTAAAGAAACcagagaatcaaaaaaatattctttgacCAAGTGGCTTATGTGGACTCCGCCAGACGAAGTCTCCTATAAGAAAGGCAGCGTTTCATTGATGGTTGACATGTGTCCGTCGCTTGTTGATGTTTTCATACATGTAAACGACGAAGGATTTACCGATGAGGAGTTATTAG gttttcaaaaacttaaacaaatacaaaatctTGGAATTCGGATATCCTTCCTACCGTCGATCATCTCTATTCCTGGCGGAGTAATTCCTCTTCTACAAGCTCGTGGCCTTACACTTGAAGAATTATATTTATCGGTGGAAGTAACGAGTGAAGAAGTCTATCTCATCATCCAATGCTGCCCGAATATTCGCCGTTTGCTACTTGCTATGCACTGCTATCTATATACTATACCCGAACCGGTGTTAGATTATGGCGTCCACTCTTCTCTTTGTTCCCCAAAGGAAGTATTTCCGTTAAAGATGCTGGAAGACATCTCTCTGTCTTCTTATTATCCTCGATTCCCTATTTCACGCAAATTGTTGCTATTGCTTTTGTCTTCCCCTGCTCTTACAGCAGTTTCCATAGAAAAGTGTTTTACTCTTGATGACGAGATCATTGAGGAAGCTTGCGCTAGAAATAGTTTCAAGTATTTGACCAAGTTAAAGTTTCACGGTTGTTCTTATGTGAGCCAGAAaggaatcgatttttttctgaacGAAGCGAATCCTTTggacgaaatttctttaaaagacTGTGGAAATGTGAACCTTGAGCGTATGAGAACCATGGCTCAAGAGAAGCATTGGAATTCGGTAAAAATAACTGTTGAAGATTAG
- the LOC124199955 gene encoding peroxidase-like produces the protein MYTAFAAWTPSDGIASCTSFCDAAAHFFHITMTKAFCLFAITLFLANVFSTDVPADDVNDAVEHGLAQVESMLDLERQLLEKGLTVDRGSSAHLHSLMVAASGSEQQKESALNAARILAASTRLKNKLNWSADEARRSLPLLSLDNTALKNSCPESITCPSAATLKYRPIDGSCHNLARPDWGKANTPFQRALPNAYADGVFEPRNSSTELKSPRAVSTTFIKPGLTTAADFTLMLMTWGQFITHDLTKASSFTSADGKTPQCCNATSGQPLNPDLLHPFCLPIDIPANDTFYSQHGQACMQFVRTQIGADYACTLGHAEQLNSITHWLDGSMIYGSSSSELNNLRLGQGGELKNSTTSDGMELLPLAPSCSDATCYYAGDVRAQENPQLAIVHTVMMREHNRIARALKLLNPLWTEEVLFQETRRIVIAELHHITYTEYLPAMLGEQAMRDYNLNPAAVDTFATYDETTAKDPSIWNEFAASVFRVGHSQVQGTLVLYDANDVQDQTFTLSSYFFDASKLPEPGFIDSAIRGLTKQMPLAVNAEYTSQLTNYLFKGSNPYGMDLVALNVQRGREHGIPDYNTVRAFCGLPKASTFDDLINEIDQATIDSLKNAYNSVDDIDLYIGCLAESARPVNGSLLGPTGLCVVARQFAVTKNNDRFFYDVGSQTNSFTLVQLNEIRKTSLARILCDNNNGDVSTMQPKAFRAPDAASNNGRGACSSIPSINLAAWKDAKASNPSKASIAIAVPSILTLIFISYLLV, from the exons ATGTATACAGCATTTGCTGCCTGGACGCCTTCAGACGGTATAGCATCTTGCACGTCCTTCTGTGACGCAGCGGCACATTTTTTTCACATCACGATGACCAAAGCCTTTTGTCTCTTCGCCATCACGTTGTTTTTGGCCAATGTTTTTTCG ACTGACGTTCCAGCGGATGATGTGAACGATGCCGTCGAACATGGGCTGGCCCAGGTGGAGTCCATGTTGGATCTGGAACGCCAGTTGTTGGAAAAAGGGCTAACGGTTGACCGCGGGAGTTCGGCTCATCTCCACTCGCTGATGGTGGCCGCCTCTGGATCGGAGCAACAAAAAGAATCCGCCCTGAACGCAGCCCGAATTCTGGCAGCCTCAACTCGTTTGAAAAACAA ATTGAACTGGAGCGCAGACGAGGCCCGACGCTCCCTACCTTTATTATCGTTAGATAACACGGCCCTGAAGAATTCCTGCCCCGAGTCCATCACCTGTCCATCAGCCGCCACCCTAAAGTACCGACCGATCGACGGCTCCTGCCACAACCTCGCCCGTCCCGACTGGGGCAAAGCAAACACGCCCTTTCAACGGGCATTGCCCAACGCCTATGCTGACG GGGTTTTTGAACCGAGGAATTCTTCCACCGAGCTCAAAAGTCCACGAGCCGTCAGCACTACGTTCATCAAGCCGGGCCTAACGACCGCAGCCGATTTCACTTTAATGTTGATGACATGGGGACAATTCATCACGCACGATCTCACCAAAGCTTCATCTTTTACTTCAG cCGACGGCAAGACCCCTCAGTGTTGCAACGCTACCAGTGGACAACCACTGAATCCAGACCTCCTTCACCCGTTTTGTTTGCCGATCGACATTCCGGCGAACGACACTTTTTACAGCCAGCACGGCCAGGCTTGCATGCAGTTCGTCCGGACTCAAATCGGAGCCGATTATGCCTGCACACTTGGACACGCTGAACAG TTGAACAGCATCACCCATTGGCTAGACGGTTCCATGATCTACGGAAGCTCTTCATCCGAGCTGAATAATTTGCGACTTGGACAAGGAGGTGAACTGAAGAATTCGACCACTTCCGACGGCATGGAATTACTACCTCTGGCACCTAGCTGCTCAGACGCCACTTGTTATTACGCTG GTGACGTAAGGGCTCAGGAGAATCCGCAGCTGGCCATCGTTCACACTGTGATGATGCGAGAGCACAACCGCATCGCCAGAGCGCTTAAACTACTCAATCCTCTGTGGACTGAAGAGGTTCTTTTCCAGGAGACTCGGCGCATTGTCATTGCAGAACTACATCACATTACCTACACCGAGTACCTGCCTGCCATGTTGG GCGAACAGGCCATGAGGGACTACAACTTAAATCCAGCCGCCGTGGATACTTTCGCTACGTACGACGAAACAACTGCCAAAGATCCGTCGATTTGGAACGAATTTGCTGCTTCAGTCTTCCGTGTTGGACATTCCCAAGTCCAGGGAACTTTAGT ACTTTACGACGCCAACGACGTACAGGATCAAACATTTACGCTGAGCAGTTACTTTTTTGACGCTTCTAAGCTGCCTGAACCGGGTTTCATCGACAGCGCCATCCGAGGTCTAACGAAACAAATGCCGCTCGCCGTCAACGCCGAGTACACTTCCCAGTTGACCAATTACCTATTCAA AGGGTCAAATCCCTACGGCATGGATCTGGTGGCACTCAATGTCCAGCGTGGCAGGGAACACGGGATCCCAGACTACAACACTGTCCGCGCCTTCTGCGGCTTGCCAAAAGCCAGTACCTTCGACGACCTGATTAACGAAATCGACCAAGCG ACGATTGACAGTTTAAAGAACGCTTACAACTCTGTGGACGACATTGACCTGTACATTGGATGTCTGGCAGAGTCCGCCCGTCCAGTAAACGGATCTCTCCTTGGTCCCACTGGACTCTGCGTCGTGGCCAGGCAATTCGCCGTCACCAAGAACAACGATCGCTTCTTCTACGACGTTGGCTCTCAGACTAATTCGTTTACCTTGG TGCAATTGAACGAGATCAGGAAGACGAGTTTGGCTCGCATATTGtgcgacaacaacaacggcgacGTATCGACTATGCAGCCAAAAGCTTTCAGAGCCCCTGATGCGGCAAG CAATAACGGCAGAGGAGCGTGCAGTTCTATTCCATCGATTAACTTAGCCGCATGGAAGGACGCCAAAGCTTCAAACCCCAGTAAAGCTAGCATTGCTATTGCTGTGCCGTCGATTCTAACCTTGATCTTCATATCTTATTTGCtggtgtaa
- the LOC124199960 gene encoding myosin light chain 1-like isoform X1 translates to MDLSARDIERGKFAFSIYDFEGNETMDMFYLGDCLRALNLNPTLAQIEKMGGTKKKGEKKIKADEFLPIFCQIKKEKDQGTIEDFIECMKLYDKSDNGTMVFAELQHILMALGERLEEKEVDDIMAACCDPEDEDGLIPYKPFLNRLLAGPYPDSQQ, encoded by the exons GGGGGAAATTCGCCTTCTCCATCTACGATTTTGAGGGTAATGAGACTATGGACATGTTCTACTTGGGAGACTGCCTCCGAGCTCTTAACCTAAACCCCACCTTGGCTCAAATCGAGAAAATGGGTGGCACAAAGAAGAAGg GAGAGAAGAAGATCAAGGCTGACGAATTCTTGCCCATCTTCTGCCagatcaagaaagaaaaggatcaAGGCACCATTGAAGATTTCATTGAGTGCATGAAACTCTACGACAAGTCCGACAACGGAACCATGGTTTTCGCAGAGCTCCAACACATCCTCATGGCTTTGG GCGAGCGCCTCGAAGAGAAGGAAGTCGATGACATCATGGCTGCCTGCTGCGACCCCGAGGATGAGGATGGCTTGATCCCCTACAAAC CGTTTCTTAACCGACTTTTGGCCGGACCCTACCCCGACAGTCAGCAATAA
- the LOC124199960 gene encoding myosin light chain 1-like isoform X2 — protein sequence MDLSARDIERGKFAFSIYDFEGNETMDMFYLGDCLRALNLNPTLAQIEKMGGTKKKGEKKIKADEFLPIFCQIKKEKDQGTIEDFIECMKLYDKSDNGTMVFAELQHILMALGERLEEKEVDDIMAACCDPEDEDGLIPYKPFLEKMIAGPFPDAE from the exons GGGGGAAATTCGCCTTCTCCATCTACGATTTTGAGGGTAATGAGACTATGGACATGTTCTACTTGGGAGACTGCCTCCGAGCTCTTAACCTAAACCCCACCTTGGCTCAAATCGAGAAAATGGGTGGCACAAAGAAGAAGg GAGAGAAGAAGATCAAGGCTGACGAATTCTTGCCCATCTTCTGCCagatcaagaaagaaaaggatcaAGGCACCATTGAAGATTTCATTGAGTGCATGAAACTCTACGACAAGTCCGACAACGGAACCATGGTTTTCGCAGAGCTCCAACACATCCTCATGGCTTTGG GCGAGCGCCTCGAAGAGAAGGAAGTCGATGACATCATGGCTGCCTGCTGCGACCCCGAGGATGAGGATGGCTTGATCCCCTACAAAC CTTTCTTGGAGAAAATGATTGCTGGTCCTTTCCCGGACGCGGAATAA